The DNA sequence GGAAAGGGAAGTCTTTCTTGGAGAGGTTACTGTTTAGGTGGGAAGACTTTCAAATATTTCCGGGAAAGAGGCTGTAAGAATTTTTCAGAAATTTGGTTATATATTGGACCATCAGACAGGAAGCCACATGATACTTTATCATAAACAACGGTCAACCCTATCAGTTCCCGATCATAAAGAATTAGCCCCGGGATTATTAAGAGGCCTGATAAGAAAAAGTGGCTTAACAGTGGATGATT is a window from the Nitrospirota bacterium genome containing:
- a CDS encoding type II toxin-antitoxin system HicA family toxin — its product is MGRLSNISGKEAVRIFQKFGYILDHQTGSHMILYHKQRSTLSVPDHKELAPGLLRGLIRKSGLTVDDFLKEK